The following is a genomic window from Spirosoma foliorum.
TTCGACGTAACGACGCCTAAAATTGGAGAACCTGTCGTGTTGAATGCCTCCTATCCAAGAGCTGTTTGGTGGAATTTCTGATAAGACAAAGAGGCTTCTTTGACAGGATTTACAGGATACACAAGATTATTATACCAAGAGAAAATCCTGTGTATCCTGTAAATCCTGTCAAAGAAAACCCTTAAATGACCTTATCGTATGTTTTTTGACCTGAAATCTCGTTCTTTGACAGGTTAATCGTTTATACGCAAGGTCACCTTTATGCAATCGCCTACTCGTCGTCAGTTTATTCGAACAGCCGCCCTTACGGGTGCTGCCACCTCTGTTTTTCCAACTATTCTAACTGGTGCGAAACCGGCAGACCCGAAAGTCCGTCTGGCCTTTATTGGGGTTGGCGCACGAGGACGAAGCCATGTTGATCAGGCACTCTTCCGCGATGACGTAGAGATTACAGCTATTTGCGATCCCGACCCTGAGGCCATCAGCCGCACCAATGCGATGATTGAAAAGAAGGGCCGCAAGCTCCCGGTTGCCTACACAAAAGGCGATGAGGCTTTCAAGGACATGCTCAAACGCGATGACATTGACGGTGTGGTGATCGCAACTCCCTGGGAATGGCACGTTCCGATGGCCGTAGCGACCATGCAAGCCGGCAAATACGCGGGTGTTGAAGTATCGGCAACCGTGACGCTCAAAGAGTCCTGGGATCTGGTCAACACATCCGAGAAAACAGGATCGCACTGCATGATTCTGGAGAATGTTTGCTACCGACGCGATGTGTTGTCGGTCTTGAACATGATTCGGAAAGGCATGTTTGGCGAGATGGTCTACGCGCATTGTGGCTACCAGCATGATTTACGAAACATCAAATTCAACGATGGCAAATCGATTGGTGGTGTAGGCGCAGAATTTGGTGCTAAAGGGTATTCAGAAGCTCATTGGCGTACACAGCATTCCGTTGATCGCAACGGCGACATCTATCCTACACACGGTCTTGGGCCCGTTGCGCACTGGCTCGATATCAACCGGGGCAATCGCTTCACACGCCTGACCAGCATGGCTACCAAAAGCCGGGGTCTTCATAAATACGTTGTCGATAAAGGTGGTCCCAACCATCCAAACGCCAAGGTTAATTTTAAACTGGGCGATGTTGTTACCACAACACTTCAGTGCGCTAATGGCGAGAATATCGTCATCATTCACGATACCAACTCCCCTCGCCCCTATTCACTTGGTTTCCGGGCACAAGGCACCAACGGAATCTGGATGGACGATAACGATATGATCTATCTGGAAGGTGTCACGCCAAAAGCCCATAACTGGGAACCCTTCGCTCCTTATCAGGAAAAATACGACCATCCACTCTGGAAACGTCATGCCCAAACGGCTGAGAATGCGGGGCACGGTGGCATCGATTTCTTTGTACTTCGGGCGTTTATCGAATCTATTAAAGCAAAAACAGCTCCCCCAATCGATGTGTATGATGCGGCCGTCTGGAGCGCCATCAGCCCATTGTCGGAACAAAGTATTGCAGGCGGCAGCAAGCCCGTCGAAGTCCCCGATTTCACGCGTGGGAAGTGGAAGACCAACAAACCCATTTTTGGCTTAACAGATAACTATTGATGAGATAGTTGCTGATTAATCAACTTCTCGTTTTAATTTGTAAAAAATTTTAAAAAGTCATTTCCCTAACCGGCTTAACCTACGAATCAGTCAATGACACCAACTACTGCTCCGCCAAAATCCCAGAATTACACGGGTCCTTTACTTATTATTGGTGCTCTCTTCTTCGTTTTTGGCTTCGTTACCTGGACAAATAGTGTATTGATGGCTTTTTTCAAGCAGGCCTTCAATCTGAGTACCGTTGGCTCAAGTCTCGTAGCCTCTGCGTTTTTTATTTCCTATACGCTGATGGCCATTCCATCATCGGCCTTACTGAAACGTACTGGCTTCAAAAATGGCATGTCATTAGGGTTACTCACTATGGCCGTTGGCACATTGGTTTTTGTACCAGCCGCCCGTGCGTTTTCGTATCCACTGTTTCTTGTGGGTTTGTTCCTGATCGGCGTTGGTCTAACCGTATTACAATCTGCCTCTAATCCCTACGCTACCATCCTCGGCCCTCGCGAAAGTGCAGCCCAGCGGATTAGCTTTATGGGTATTGCGAATAAAATGGCGGGCATTATCAGTCAGCGGGTGTTTGGTAGTTTGTTTCTAACAGGTGCCAGTGTGGCTGTAGGTCCTCAGAGTTTAGAAAAAGTAGTTACTCCCTATCTGGTTCTCACAGCGATATTGATCGTACTGGCAGGCTTGATTAGGTTATCCAATTTACCTGAAGTATCTGAAGAACAGGACGATCTGCCTTCAGATGCCACTTCTCACACGAGCGTCTGGCAGTTCCCCAACCTGGTTTTGGGTGTTATTGCGCTATTCTGCTACGTAGGAGCCGAAGTTATTTCGGGCGATACGATTATCAACTATGGTAAAGCCATCGGCTTTGGCAACGACGAAGCTAAATACTTTACCGAATACACGCTTTACGGTTTACTAGCCGGTTATTTACTTGGTATTGTGGCCATTCCGCGCTGGATTTCGCAACAGAACTCACTCCGTTTCGGAATGATTCTGGCTATCATCCTGACGATTGGCGCATTAGTTACTGATGGGTTCACTTCCATTCTTTGCGTTGCCCTGCTTGGATTTGCCATTGCACCAACCTGGCCTGCCATATGGCCGCTGGCGTTGAATGGTCTGGGAAAATTCACAAAAATGGGCTCGGCTTTACTCATCATGGCGATTGCGGGTGGGGCCATTCTGCCTCCGTTACATGGCTATTTGTTTGACCATATTAACCCTAAAATGGCGTATGGATTGTTGCTACCCCTGTTTGGCTATATACTTTATTACGCTACAGTAGGCTACAAAAAAACGAGCTGGTAATGCCATTTGACGTTACAGAGTTACAACTAGCTGTAGAAAAAGGGCATATTGAATGGCGAAAACATACGCTTCAACGCTTAGTGGAACGGCAAATTCGTCAGAAAGACGTTCTCAACGTTTTGAGTTTAGGTGAGGCCATTCGCTATTATTATGATGACCGACCTTTTCCGAGTGTATTGATGTTTGGATGGGTAGAAGACAGACCGTTGCATGTGGTAGCCTCCTATGCTAAAGCAGATGATATGGTATACATCATTACGGTTTATGAACCATCTCTCGATGTATTTGAGTCAGACTATAAGACAAAGAAGCAATGACGACATCAAAAATTTGTCCAATGTGTGGAGGGCATAGGGAAGCCGGCCATACCACATTTAGTGCTGATTTAGGTGATGGATTAGTGGTTGTACGCCATGTTCCAGCCATGATTTGCAATCAATGCGGGGACGAGTGGATTGACAATAAAACAGCACAACAATTGGAAGATATTGTATTAGAAGCGCGTCAAAAAAAGCATCAACTAGAAGTATTGTCACTTTGATTTTGTCATCAATTAGTCCACTAGCCCGAACACCAGAATTGAAAGTTTCAACACCAGGCCGCATTTGCCTTTTTGGTGAGCATCAGGATTATCTGGGTCTGCCCGTTATTGCCGCAGCTATTTCACGTCGGATTCAGATTGAAGCCACGACAACTACACAACCCAGCTTCCGGTTGAATCTCCCCGATATCGGTCAGTCGGTTGATATTCCTTTTGATGGGACACAGCTCCCTTACCCAGAAACTCGAGATTATTTCCGATCGGCCGTAAATGTGTTGTTACGCGAAGGGTTTACATTTTCAAAAGGGATTGAGGGGGAAGTCCATGGCAATATTCCGATTAATTCAGGCACGTCGAGTTCGTCGGCGCTGCTTGTTACCTGGCTCAATGTGCTCACTCAACTGTCCGATTCTCCCCAGCAACTGCCACAGGAAAAACTAGCCGAACTGGCCTATATAGCCGAAGTTCTGGAGTTTGGCGAACCAGGTGGCATGATGGACCATTACTCGACCGCTGTTGGCCACGTTATATACCTGGAGTCACAACCGAAGATTCATTTAGAAAAACTGAATCCAGCCCTGGGCACATTTGTTCTGGGCGATTCGCAGGAGCCGAAGGATACCATTGGGATTTTGAAGCGGGTAAAATTCGGTATGCTCGATATTGTTGCCCGGTTGAAAGCCATTAGTCCCACGTTTTCGCTGACCGATTCTGAGATTACTGAGGTAGTAGAGTTCAAAGACATCTTAAGCAAAGACGATTATATTCTGCTGAAAGGCAATATCGAGAATCGCGACATTCTGCGTGATGCGCTAACCGTTCTACAGAATCCTGCTGGTCTCGACCACGTGCGGTTTGGTCAATTGCTAACCAATCATCAAACCAATCTCCGCGAAGCACAACGCATCAGCACACCTAAAATTGACCGCATGCTTGATGCTGCCCTAAATGCCGGGGCTCTCGGCGGGAAAATTAACGGCTCAGGCGGTGGTGGTTGCATGTTCGTCTACGCGCCGAACGATCCGGAAAAAGTAGCAGAAGCCATTGAAAGGGAAGGCGGAAAAGCGTACGTCATTACGGCTGATGCTGGCACAACCGTTGAAGCCTAACGCATTGTACCCATGGGCTTTAGCCCGTGTATGAGTTATACACGGGCTAAAGCCCATGGGTACAACCTAATCACCTAATACCCTTAACGCCTTACTGTTGACTATTAGCCGCCCGCTGGGCTGGGAACCAGGACGTTAAGACAGTCATCAAGACAACAAGAATGCTAGTCAGCGCAATATCCCGAACATCCAGGCGTACCGGGTAGGCATCGATAATTGAACTAACGGTCCCCATCCGAATAAAGCCGTATTGTCCCTGCGCCAAACAAATAAAGACACCGAGTACCAGACCCGTAAAAGCTCCTGTTAAGGCAATAATAGCTCCTTCGGTCAGGAAAATACGCCGGACCATACTCTTCGTAGCGCCTAAGGCAAATAAAATCTGGATGTCGCTTTTCTTCTCAATTACCAACATCGATAACGAAAAGAAAATATTGATTGACGCAACCAGAATAATGAAGGAAAGCGTCAGGGCAACGAATAATTTTTCGATATAAATAGCCCGATAAAGGTCGACATTCAGATCGTCGCGGGTTTGTACTAGCAGCTTATCGCCCAGCACTGCCTGAAGAGCCTGCTTGACAACCTGCTCTTTCGCGCCGGGTTGTAATTGAATTTCGAGACTCGTTACTTCATCTGGCTTATAGCTAAATAAAGATCGCGCTACGGCCAATGGAGCCAGCACGAAATTATCGTAACGAGATTCAATGAAAAATACACCCGCTACCGTCAGTAACTCCCGGTTAAAGGCATCGGGATTAAGTACGCTGAAACTCTGCCCACTTTGCGGATACAGAATTTCGAGTGGTGTCAGAATATCGACGGGCGAAATGCTCAGATCATTTCGGACGCCTTCAGCTACAATGGCATAATTCACGCCATTGCGACGTAACAACAGTTTGCCTTCCAGCAACGCTGAATCGAGCTGTTGACGCTGCAGGTAGTTATCATCCACTCCTTTAAGCTTCACAACGGTTGTTCCATTCGCATACCGGCCCAGCGCGTTGTCCTGCGCTACGGATGTCAGCAAATGAACACCTGATACCTGCTGTAAGCGCGTTAGCAAGGCTGGTGGGGCCAAAAACCGTTTTCCTTGTTTTGGCGAGATGGTTATATCCGCTTCAAACGTCTTGAAAATCTGCCGATTCAGTTCATCCATGCCATTAAAAACCGACAGTACGACGACTAAGGCCATCGTTCCAACGCCTACGCCAAGCATCGACAGGATAGACAACCAACTAATAAAGCTGCGTTTCTTACGGGAGAAAAAATAACGACGGGCAATCCAGGCAGGAAGGTTCATTCTTCTTTGTGAATGAGTGAATGAGTGAATGAGCAAATGAGTGAAACCAGCCATTGCCGTTATTCACTTAGTCGCTCATTCATTCATTCACAATTTACTCATTATCCTCATCCTCGTCTGGGGCAGGGGGAATTTCCAAACCAGCGAAGAGTTTATCCATTTTATCAGCGTATTCAGCTGTATCATCTAAGTAAAAACTCAAATCAGGGACAATGCGAAGCTGGTGACGCACCCGCTCGCCCAAGTGCTGGCGCAGTACTTTTCCTTTTTCCTGAATTGTTTCCAGCAACAGCTGTTTATTCTTGGTAGCCAGAAAACTTAGATAAACACGGGCTACACTCAAATCGGGCGAAACACGCACACTGGTAACGGTAATAAACGCTCCGTTGAATAAATGAGGCACTTCGCGTTGAAAAATTTCACTTAAATCTTTCTGCAACTGCCGGGCTACTTTCTGCTGTCGTTTCGATTCCATACAAATTGGCACTTAATCTATTTTGCAAATATCCACCCATTTTTCCGTTCTGCCGAAATTGACTGTAATTTTACCGGTATTAGTCGTTAGTCAAGGGTAGATGATGCTATTACTGACGACTATCGATTATTAACTGATAACTGCTTTGCTTCGTTTCTTTCAATCTTATTTTCCTTATCAATACGTCAGCCTGCTCGGGTTGCTGCTATTGATTCGCTTACCGCTCCTGCTCCATCCATTTCCGTTGCTGATTCCGGAGTTGAACTGGATGATCGTTGGCGAGCAGATAAGCCAGGGGAATTTATTGTACCGCGACATCTGGGATAGTATTAGCCCTCTCTCGGCGCTTGTGTATTGGGGAATCGACAGTGTGTTCGGACGGTCGCCACTGGCGTTACACGGAGCCGCGCTACTGGTTTCGGTATTCCAGATTGTTTATTTCAATTACCTAACGAATAACCGGGATCTTTATCCGGATCGTTCCTTCTGGCCGGGGCTGATTTATATGCTGTTCATGCACATTTCCTTCGATTGCCTGACGCTTTCGCCGGTTTTGATGTCGACGAGCTTCCTTCTGTTAGCCTTCGGAACCCTGATTCGGCAGATGGACCGGCGGGGCGCTACCGACGAAGTGTTTGAAGTTGGGTTTTACATTGGTATTGCCGCTCTGTTCTATCTGCCATCAGCCTTATTCATTATCTGGGCGGCCTTATCGCTGCTTTTTTACACAGGCGCTAGCTTTCGGCAGTATTCGCTGTCAATATTTGGGTTTTTGTTCCCATTCGCCACAACAGTGCTGTTTTATTATCTCTACGATAGCCTTGACGATTTTAATCGAAATTTGCTATCATCGGTATTTCGGGTTCGGCAATATTCCTTATCCGATTTCCAGTCGCTGTTAGCCTCCTTATTGATTCCATTAGGTTTGGGTGTACTTGGCTTTTTAAGCCTGCTCAATCGAGGAGGACGGTATGTCAATTTTCAGCAACGGATACAGCAGATTATGGCTATCTGGTTTGTTATTGCCGTGCTGACAATTGGCTTAATGCCTTTTCTGGCCCCCATGGTTTTTCTGAGCTTTGTTCCTCCAATGGCCTACTTTACCCACTTTTACTTTGAAGGTATTCGTAGGGCCTGGCTGGCCGAGGTGACCTTTTTAATCACGTTCATCCTGATTCTGTTGCTGTTTTACCAGGGTGCTCTGGGCCTCATTCCGGGAGGTGAACTGGGGCGACTAAGCAGTCTACAAGTGAAACCTTCGCCCCTACCAGGCGATATCAAAGACCGACGTGTCTTGATTATTGGTGAAGACTTTAGTGCCTACCGACAAAATAAATTAGCTACGCCTTACCTCAACTGGGATTTAGCAAAGTATGATCTAAAAAATCTGGACGATTACGAAGCGGTTATCAACGTATTCGATCATTTCCGCAAAGACCCACCCGACTACATTATTGACCGGGAGAATGTAGTCGGTAAATTGTTTCAGCGTGCTCCGGCTCTGGCGGGCCAATACGAAAAAACAGCCGTGGCTGACGTGTATAAACGTAAGTGATTTACGAATTTTGATGTGCAATTTACGATTTTGGGGTATCACCAATAATTCGTAAATCGTACATCAAAATTCGTAAATCAATATGCCTTCCTACACATTTACCAATAAACCGCACCGGCGGACCGGAACCAATCTCTACATCTTTCTGAGCGCCGTTTTTCTGACCAATGCACTCATTGCCGAAATCATCGGGGTTAAAATATTCTCTGTCGAAACACTGCTGGGTACCAAGCCAGCCCAAATTCATCTACTCGACGATTTTGTTCTGGATTTCAACCTGACGGCGGGGGCAGTTATCTGGCCGTTTGTATTCATCACCTCCGACATTATCAACGAGTACTTTGGCAAAGCGGGTGTTCGGCGTATTTCATTCCTGACAGCCGGATTTGTAGGGTACAGTTTCCTGATTATTTATGCCGTTACAACGCTACCTCCTGCTCAGTTCTGGCTCGATGTAAACGCCAAAGATGCAGCTGGCAATGCCATTAATATTAACAATGCCTTCCAGATGATTTTCCGGCAAGGATTAGGGATTATTATCGGTTCTCTAACCGCCTTCCTGATCGGTCAAATCCTGGATGTGTATGTGTTTCACTCACTCCGAAAGATTACCGGAAGTAAAAAAATATGGCTCCGGGCAACCGGCTCAACTCTGGTATCTCAGTTGGTCGATTCGTTTGTTGTGCTTGGGAT
Proteins encoded in this region:
- a CDS encoding mevalonate kinase family protein; translation: MSSISPLARTPELKVSTPGRICLFGEHQDYLGLPVIAAAISRRIQIEATTTTQPSFRLNLPDIGQSVDIPFDGTQLPYPETRDYFRSAVNVLLREGFTFSKGIEGEVHGNIPINSGTSSSSALLVTWLNVLTQLSDSPQQLPQEKLAELAYIAEVLEFGEPGGMMDHYSTAVGHVIYLESQPKIHLEKLNPALGTFVLGDSQEPKDTIGILKRVKFGMLDIVARLKAISPTFSLTDSEITEVVEFKDILSKDDYILLKGNIENRDILRDALTVLQNPAGLDHVRFGQLLTNHQTNLREAQRISTPKIDRMLDAALNAGALGGKINGSGGGGCMFVYAPNDPEKVAEAIEREGGKAYVITADAGTTVEA
- a CDS encoding ABC transporter permease; this encodes MNLPAWIARRYFFSRKKRSFISWLSILSMLGVGVGTMALVVVLSVFNGMDELNRQIFKTFEADITISPKQGKRFLAPPALLTRLQQVSGVHLLTSVAQDNALGRYANGTTVVKLKGVDDNYLQRQQLDSALLEGKLLLRRNGVNYAIVAEGVRNDLSISPVDILTPLEILYPQSGQSFSVLNPDAFNRELLTVAGVFFIESRYDNFVLAPLAVARSLFSYKPDEVTSLEIQLQPGAKEQVVKQALQAVLGDKLLVQTRDDLNVDLYRAIYIEKLFVALTLSFIILVASINIFFSLSMLVIEKKSDIQILFALGATKSMVRRIFLTEGAIIALTGAFTGLVLGVFICLAQGQYGFIRMGTVSSIIDAYPVRLDVRDIALTSILVVLMTVLTSWFPAQRAANSQQ
- a CDS encoding queuosine precursor transporter, whose protein sequence is MPSYTFTNKPHRRTGTNLYIFLSAVFLTNALIAEIIGVKIFSVETLLGTKPAQIHLLDDFVLDFNLTAGAVIWPFVFITSDIINEYFGKAGVRRISFLTAGFVGYSFLIIYAVTTLPPAQFWLDVNAKDAAGNAININNAFQMIFRQGLGIIIGSLTAFLIGQILDVYVFHSLRKITGSKKIWLRATGSTLVSQLVDSFVVLGIAFYVFGNWSLSQVLAVGIINYIYKATSAVVLTPLLYVAHYFIDRYLGKEHAEELANESAMSSFM
- a CDS encoding Gfo/Idh/MocA family protein, translating into MQSPTRRQFIRTAALTGAATSVFPTILTGAKPADPKVRLAFIGVGARGRSHVDQALFRDDVEITAICDPDPEAISRTNAMIEKKGRKLPVAYTKGDEAFKDMLKRDDIDGVVIATPWEWHVPMAVATMQAGKYAGVEVSATVTLKESWDLVNTSEKTGSHCMILENVCYRRDVLSVLNMIRKGMFGEMVYAHCGYQHDLRNIKFNDGKSIGGVGAEFGAKGYSEAHWRTQHSVDRNGDIYPTHGLGPVAHWLDINRGNRFTRLTSMATKSRGLHKYVVDKGGPNHPNAKVNFKLGDVVTTTLQCANGENIVIIHDTNSPRPYSLGFRAQGTNGIWMDDNDMIYLEGVTPKAHNWEPFAPYQEKYDHPLWKRHAQTAENAGHGGIDFFVLRAFIESIKAKTAPPIDVYDAAVWSAISPLSEQSIAGGSKPVEVPDFTRGKWKTNKPIFGLTDNY
- a CDS encoding sugar MFS transporter, with product MTPTTAPPKSQNYTGPLLIIGALFFVFGFVTWTNSVLMAFFKQAFNLSTVGSSLVASAFFISYTLMAIPSSALLKRTGFKNGMSLGLLTMAVGTLVFVPAARAFSYPLFLVGLFLIGVGLTVLQSASNPYATILGPRESAAQRISFMGIANKMAGIISQRVFGSLFLTGASVAVGPQSLEKVVTPYLVLTAILIVLAGLIRLSNLPEVSEEQDDLPSDATSHTSVWQFPNLVLGVIALFCYVGAEVISGDTIINYGKAIGFGNDEAKYFTEYTLYGLLAGYLLGIVAIPRWISQQNSLRFGMILAIILTIGALVTDGFTSILCVALLGFAIAPTWPAIWPLALNGLGKFTKMGSALLIMAIAGGAILPPLHGYLFDHINPKMAYGLLLPLFGYILYYATVGYKKTSW
- a CDS encoding type II toxin-antitoxin system MqsA family antitoxin, which gives rise to MTTSKICPMCGGHREAGHTTFSADLGDGLVVVRHVPAMICNQCGDEWIDNKTAQQLEDIVLEARQKKHQLEVLSL
- a CDS encoding DUF4258 domain-containing protein, which codes for MPFDVTELQLAVEKGHIEWRKHTLQRLVERQIRQKDVLNVLSLGEAIRYYYDDRPFPSVLMFGWVEDRPLHVVASYAKADDMVYIITVYEPSLDVFESDYKTKKQ
- the rbfA gene encoding 30S ribosome-binding factor RbfA, giving the protein MESKRQQKVARQLQKDLSEIFQREVPHLFNGAFITVTSVRVSPDLSVARVYLSFLATKNKQLLLETIQEKGKVLRQHLGERVRHQLRIVPDLSFYLDDTAEYADKMDKLFAGLEIPPAPDEDEDNE